From a single Buchnera aphidicola (Cinara cf. splendens/pseudotsugae 3390) genomic region:
- the tusA gene encoding sulfurtransferase TusA — MPIIVNLLKLRCPDVIMMLRKKTRKLEKGQKILVLTDDKFSNTDIILFCRFMKHKLLSSSLNKIPYTYLIKVHTR; from the coding sequence ATGCCAATCATAGTAAATTTATTAAAATTACGATGTCCAGATGTAATCATGATGTTGAGAAAAAAAACCAGAAAGTTAGAAAAAGGACAGAAAATTCTAGTCCTAACCGATGATAAATTTAGTAATACAGACATTATTTTATTCTGTAGATTTATGAAACACAAATTATTATCGAGTTCACTTAATAAAATTCCATATACATATTTAATTAAAGTTCATACCAGGTAA
- the asd gene encoding aspartate-semialdehyde dehydrogenase, whose product MKKLVGFIGWRGMVGSVLLDSLQKNNDFIGFRSVFFTTSQLCGTPPHVTNSIATRLEDAYNIEYLITLDIIVSCQGERYTTQVYTKLKKNGWKGYWIDASSYLRMHDDSIIVLDPVNLKSIQLGIEQGVKTFVGGNCTVSLMLMALGGLFKNHLVDWISVSTYQSVSGSGSQGMLNLIKQIEHVYQNISPHLPLSKSILDVEKIFTGSLNNMYNSVHNSKIPILGNLIPWIDVSMKNGQTKEEWKGSAETNKILNSKKNILIDGTCVRIPVLRCHSQSFTIKLNRDISIREFESLISSHNPWVKVIDNNFNSVTAQLNPLRVSGTLDIPVGRIKKLNIGKKYFSAFSVGDQLLWGAAEPLRRMLNILINSL is encoded by the coding sequence ATGAAAAAATTAGTTGGTTTTATTGGTTGGAGAGGAATGGTTGGTTCGGTTTTGTTAGATAGTTTACAAAAAAATAATGACTTTATTGGTTTTAGATCAGTATTTTTTACTACATCACAATTATGCGGAACTCCCCCACATGTTACTAACAGTATTGCTACACGTTTAGAAGATGCATATAACATTGAATATTTAATAACTTTAGATATTATTGTATCATGTCAAGGGGAAAGATATACGACTCAAGTTTATACAAAATTAAAAAAAAATGGTTGGAAAGGTTATTGGATTGATGCATCTTCGTATTTAAGAATGCATGATGATTCTATCATTGTTTTAGATCCAGTTAATTTAAAGTCAATTCAATTAGGGATAGAACAAGGAGTTAAAACATTTGTAGGTGGAAACTGCACTGTTAGTTTGATGTTAATGGCTTTAGGTGGTTTATTTAAAAATCATCTTGTTGATTGGATTTCTGTATCTACATATCAATCAGTATCTGGCAGTGGCTCACAAGGTATGTTAAATTTAATTAAGCAAATAGAACATGTATATCAAAATATTTCTCCACACCTTCCTTTATCGAAATCAATTTTAGATGTAGAAAAAATATTTACTGGTTCATTAAATAACATGTATAATTCTGTGCATAATTCAAAAATTCCGATATTAGGTAATTTAATTCCATGGATTGATGTATCTATGAAAAATGGACAAACTAAAGAAGAATGGAAAGGATCAGCGGAAACTAATAAAATATTAAATTCTAAAAAAAATATTTTAATTGATGGTACATGCGTACGCATACCTGTCTTACGTTGCCATAGTCAATCGTTTACAATTAAATTAAATCGCGATATTTCAATTCGAGAATTTGAATCATTAATTTCATCTCATAATCCATGGGTAAAAGTTATTGATAATAATTTTAATTCTGTTACTGCTCAACTAAATCCTTTGCGAGTGTCCGGTACCTTGGATATTCCTGTCGGACGCATTAAAAAATTAAATATCGGAAAAAAATATTTTTCCGCTTTCTCCGTTGGAGATCAATTATTATGGGGTGCCGCTGAACCTTTGCGTCGTATGTTAAATATTTTAATAAACTCATTATAA
- a CDS encoding phosphoglycerate kinase, whose protein sequence is MLHMQDIDLNNKRVFIRLDLNVPLHNGKITSSERIDRAIPTIKLALKKNAKIIIASHLGRPKENQYDKKFSLFPVFKYLQKKLYGINIIFLQDYLQGVSIESNQIAVLENVRFNPGETKNNEQLSQKYANLCDIFIMDAFATAHRVESSTYGICSFVKKSCIGPLLYSEIKTLKRIFHKSQHPITTVIGGAKVSTKFKLLSSLLKITDNMLVGGGIANTFISAFHSVGRSLHEKNFKKIAKKLYETKKIFLPIDSLVSTSYSITSTAQEKLISNIMPNEEILDIGNKTIQNYTKKIQKAKTIIWNGPMGVFEFPNFRKGTREIAQSIANSAAFSIAGGGDTIAVIDLFNLKNKISYISTGGGAFLEFIENKTLPILKKLKY, encoded by the coding sequence ATGTTACATATGCAAGATATTGATCTAAATAATAAAAGAGTATTTATTAGATTAGATTTAAATGTTCCGTTACACAACGGAAAAATTACTTCTAGTGAACGAATTGATCGAGCAATTCCGACAATAAAATTAGCATTAAAAAAAAATGCAAAAATAATAATAGCTTCCCATTTAGGAAGACCAAAAGAAAATCAGTACGATAAAAAATTTTCTTTATTTCCTGTATTTAAATATTTACAAAAAAAATTATACGGAATAAATATAATTTTTTTACAAGACTATTTACAAGGAGTATCAATCGAGTCTAACCAGATAGCTGTATTAGAAAATGTTCGATTTAATCCAGGAGAAACAAAAAACAACGAACAATTATCCCAAAAATATGCTAATTTATGTGATATTTTTATAATGGACGCTTTTGCTACCGCTCATAGAGTAGAATCTTCTACGTATGGAATTTGTAGTTTTGTGAAAAAATCGTGCATCGGTCCATTGTTATATTCAGAAATAAAAACATTAAAACGCATATTCCATAAATCACAACATCCTATAACTACAGTAATTGGTGGAGCTAAAGTATCTACAAAATTTAAATTATTAAGTTCGTTACTAAAAATTACAGATAATATGTTAGTAGGAGGAGGAATAGCTAATACATTTATTTCTGCATTTCATTCGGTGGGAAGATCATTACATGAAAAAAATTTCAAAAAAATAGCAAAAAAACTATATGAAACAAAAAAAATATTTTTACCTATAGATTCTTTAGTTAGTACATCATATTCAATAACATCAACGGCTCAAGAAAAATTAATTTCTAATATTATGCCTAATGAAGAAATCTTAGATATAGGCAATAAAACTATTCAAAATTACACAAAAAAAATTCAAAAAGCTAAAACAATAATTTGGAATGGTCCTATGGGAGTATTTGAATTTCCAAATTTTAGAAAAGGAACTCGGGAAATTGCACAATCAATTGCAAATAGTGCTGCTTTTTCTATTGCTGGAGGAGGAGATACAATCGCAGTCATTGATTTATTTAATTTAAAAAATAAAATTTCTTATATTTCTACTGGAGGAGGTGCTTTTTTAGAATTCATAGAAAATAAAACTTTACCTATTCTAAAAAAACTAAAATACTAA
- the fbaA gene encoding class II fructose-bisphosphate aldolase — translation MCKILDYIKPGVLNSKETQIIFSLAKKHKFAIPAINCISTDSMNSVLESAAKMQSPVIIQFSYGGASFISGLGLKNHKPHSNAIIGAISGAQHIHLLAKYYKIPVILHTDHCDIHNLEWIDGLIKEGSKFFKKNKRPLFSSHMIDLSKESIKKNTTISSQYLKKITKLNMFLEIELGCTGGEEDGVNNLNINKKLLYTDTKDIYYTFKKLIKISNNFIIAAAFGNTHGVYQPGNILLKPSILKKAQKYISKKKKLPHNPLNFVFHGGSGTNSSNIKKSINYGVVKFNIDTDIQWSYWKGVLDFYCKNKQYLHSQLGNSLEANQPNKKYYDPRVWLRSAQNNLTKYLEKMFKLLNSFEKL, via the coding sequence ATGTGTAAAATTTTAGACTATATTAAACCAGGCGTACTAAATTCCAAAGAAACACAAATTATTTTTTCATTAGCTAAAAAACATAAATTTGCCATACCTGCTATAAATTGTATTAGTACTGATTCAATGAATAGCGTACTAGAATCTGCTGCAAAAATGCAATCTCCAGTAATTATTCAGTTTTCTTATGGAGGAGCTTCTTTCATTAGTGGATTAGGGTTAAAAAATCATAAACCTCACTCAAATGCAATAATAGGCGCTATATCAGGAGCACAACATATTCATTTATTGGCTAAATATTATAAAATACCGGTTATATTGCATACTGATCATTGTGATATACATAATCTTGAATGGATTGACGGTTTAATTAAAGAAGGGAGTAAATTTTTTAAAAAAAATAAACGCCCACTATTTTCTTCTCATATGATTGATTTATCTAAAGAGTCAATAAAAAAAAACACAACTATTTCATCTCAGTATCTAAAAAAAATAACTAAATTGAATATGTTTTTAGAAATAGAATTAGGTTGTACCGGAGGAGAAGAGGATGGTGTAAATAACCTTAACATAAATAAAAAACTATTATATACTGACACTAAAGATATTTATTATACTTTTAAAAAATTAATCAAAATCAGTAATAATTTTATTATTGCTGCAGCATTTGGAAATACACACGGGGTATATCAACCTGGTAATATATTATTGAAACCTTCTATTTTAAAAAAAGCACAAAAATATATAAGCAAAAAAAAAAAATTACCGCATAACCCATTAAATTTTGTTTTTCATGGAGGATCAGGGACAAATAGTAGTAATATCAAAAAATCTATCAATTATGGAGTTGTAAAGTTTAACATTGACACAGATATACAATGGAGTTATTGGAAAGGGGTATTAGATTTTTATTGTAAAAATAAACAGTATTTACATAGTCAGTTAGGAAACTCCCTGGAAGCTAATCAACCAAATAAAAAATATTATGATCCTAGAGTATGGTTGCGAAGCGCACAAAATAATTTAACAAAATATTTAGAAAAAATGTTTAAACTACTAAATTCTTTCGAAAAATTATAA
- the mscS gene encoding small-conductance mechanosensitive channel MscS codes for MEAFYVINCINNIGLCFLLNKQMFISYITNLFFAIIIIIIGFFFSQFLANGALKLFSARHIDNTVSGFLSTLARYTVITFTGIIALGQIGVQTKSIIAIIGASGMAVGLALQGSLSNFAAGVLLILLRPLRTSEYVNLGNAAGTVLHVHIFYTTLKTLDGKIIIIPNGKIVAGNIINYSREPIRRNQFVINVAYDSDADLVISVLQAVIDQEERVLKHPGNFVGLNEFSPSSLKFIVKCWCHTTELNSVYSDLMLNFKKALDKHNITIPYPKMDIYFYKKINKILKISDINSVERKKK; via the coding sequence ATAGAAGCATTCTATGTAATAAACTGCATAAATAACATTGGTTTATGTTTTTTATTAAACAAACAAATGTTTATATCTTATATAACAAATTTATTTTTTGCAATTATTATAATAATTATTGGTTTTTTTTTTAGTCAATTTCTTGCCAATGGAGCTCTTAAGTTGTTTTCTGCTCGTCACATAGACAATACTGTTTCTGGCTTTTTATCTACTTTAGCTCGTTACACAGTTATTACTTTTACAGGAATCATTGCTTTAGGTCAGATTGGTGTACAAACAAAATCCATAATTGCTATAATAGGAGCGTCCGGAATGGCTGTAGGATTGGCTTTACAAGGATCTCTGTCGAATTTTGCTGCAGGTGTCTTATTAATTTTATTAAGACCTCTTAGAACGAGTGAATATGTAAATTTAGGAAATGCTGCTGGAACAGTACTACATGTACACATTTTTTATACAACTTTAAAAACACTAGATGGAAAAATTATAATTATACCTAACGGAAAAATTGTTGCTGGTAATATTATTAATTATTCTCGTGAACCAATACGAAGAAATCAATTTGTGATAAACGTTGCTTATGATTCAGATGCAGATCTAGTGATTTCAGTTCTACAGGCAGTTATTGATCAAGAAGAACGTGTATTAAAACATCCAGGTAATTTTGTTGGATTAAATGAATTTTCACCTTCTTCATTAAAATTTATAGTTAAATGTTGGTGTCATACAACAGAATTAAATTCCGTATATTCTGATTTAATGTTAAATTTTAAAAAAGCTTTAGATAAACACAATATTACTATTCCATATCCAAAAATGGATATTTATTTTTATAAAAAAATAAACAAAATATTAAAAATAAGCGATATAAATAGTGTAGAGAGAAAGAAAAAGTAA
- a CDS encoding exodeoxyribonuclease V subunit gamma produces MLKIYQSNQMNFLVTKLCKKIQSKKNFFNKKTILINNTYIKQWLEIQISKKLTICMNTQYVEISKFFINLIKQSDYKLKTVKPSIFEVKYLKWILMSIISKKKDCIFLKENGIQYNNYEFCLHMANVFVKYIFFQPDLIYTWEQEIKNNIWEKKTIWQKKLWSVVIQKKKNSGITSFTEIINNFNRNIDNSCFLKFIPKKILIFSNTSINPFITTILHIIKNITSIYLFQYAFKKKKNIQIHQLIF; encoded by the coding sequence ATGTTAAAAATATATCAATCTAATCAAATGAATTTTTTAGTAACAAAGTTATGTAAAAAAATACAGTCCAAAAAAAATTTTTTCAATAAAAAAACTATTTTAATTAACAATACTTACATCAAACAATGGTTAGAAATACAAATATCCAAAAAATTAACAATTTGTATGAATACACAATATGTAGAAATTTCTAAATTTTTTATTAACTTAATAAAACAATCTGACTATAAACTGAAAACGGTAAAACCTAGCATATTTGAAGTAAAATATTTAAAATGGATTTTAATGTCTATTATTAGTAAAAAAAAAGATTGTATATTTTTAAAAGAAAATGGTATTCAATATAATAATTATGAATTTTGTTTACATATGGCAAATGTTTTTGTTAAATATATTTTTTTTCAACCAGATTTAATTTATACGTGGGAACAAGAAATAAAAAATAATATTTGGGAAAAAAAAACAATATGGCAAAAAAAATTATGGAGTGTAGTAATACAAAAAAAAAAAAATTCAGGAATTACAAGCTTTACTGAAATTATAAATAATTTTAATAGAAACATAGATAACTCTTGTTTTTTAAAATTTATACCAAAAAAAATTTTGATATTTTCAAACACATCTATAAATCCATTTATTACAACAATATTACATATCATTAAAAATATAACTTCAATATATTTATTTCAATATGCCTTTAAAAAAAAAAAAAATATACAAATACATCAATTGATTTTTTAA
- a CDS encoding exodeoxyribonuclease V subunit gamma — protein MSIPKINTYSWEYAISRITTGYGAQKNYSIWNNISTYNVSCKKSNILLGNFINLIITLNQLRKKLLNKKTLKNWFHIFTKIINKFFHIPLKYKKFFFILENKWKNIVSEGIIMNYSEKISIDIITDIFFKNSYSLFKHDAFFTGKINITNLKNVRTIPFKMICVLGCIQGNTPSLKKIDGLNPSSKKIYHDNKNIFFETIMSTQKYFFCSFVKTTVTESTSYASKYIMDIIFYLKKIFYIKKNVFTKKKKNYINNIYIKHEYQTNHSYFINQKTEYLLHKKNFFNNYKKIKKTTQKNISIKKLINFWKNPIQYYFKKILKIPKIDNTTEILSEDELFSINSLNQYYINKKILKKKILNKKTNSLYKKLKLQNKIPYGYVGKVLWKKQEKKINILAKKINALRNSPTKKKINIKIKKYKLSGIVKEINAYGLIRWSASQINYKIIISTWIEHIIYCSLHSRTKSILLGINNSSIKFLPLKKNKAKKYLKKYLQGYLDGIKKPILILNSGIIWLQSLYIPKYRILNTNTNVYIIAKRNFLKKWNGNSFFAGEKKNIYVQKLIPYINTTQIKKICNTCKYWLLPLLKNSNIKKYHLK, from the coding sequence ATGTCTATTCCTAAAATTAATACATATTCATGGGAATATGCAATTAGTAGAATAACAACAGGATATGGAGCACAAAAAAATTATTCAATATGGAATAATATTTCTACTTATAATGTATCTTGCAAAAAAAGTAATATACTATTAGGTAATTTTATTAATTTAATCATTACGTTAAATCAACTAAGAAAAAAATTATTAAATAAAAAAACGTTAAAAAATTGGTTTCATATTTTCACAAAAATAATAAATAAATTTTTTCATATACCTCTTAAATACAAAAAATTCTTCTTTATTCTAGAAAATAAATGGAAAAATATAGTCTCTGAAGGAATTATTATGAATTATTCAGAAAAAATATCTATTGATATTATAACGGATATTTTTTTCAAAAATAGTTATTCATTATTCAAACATGACGCATTTTTCACTGGAAAAATCAATATCACGAATCTAAAAAATGTAAGAACTATTCCGTTTAAAATGATTTGTGTTCTAGGATGTATACAAGGTAATACCCCTTCTCTAAAAAAAATAGATGGATTGAATCCTTCTAGTAAAAAAATATATCACGATAATAAAAATATATTTTTTGAAACCATTATGTCTACTCAAAAATATTTTTTTTGTAGCTTTGTTAAAACAACAGTTACAGAAAGTACATCTTATGCATCAAAATATATTATGGATATCATATTTTATCTAAAAAAAATTTTTTATATAAAAAAAAATGTGTTTACTAAAAAAAAAAAAAATTACATCAATAATATATATATTAAACATGAATATCAAACAAATCATTCATATTTTATAAATCAAAAAACAGAATATTTATTACATAAAAAAAATTTTTTTAATAACTATAAAAAAATAAAAAAAACTACTCAAAAAAATATTTCAATTAAAAAATTAATAAATTTTTGGAAAAATCCAATTCAGTACTATTTTAAAAAAATATTAAAAATACCAAAAATAGATAACACAACAGAAATTTTATCAGAAGATGAATTATTTTCTATAAATTCTCTAAATCAATATTATATTAATAAAAAAATTTTAAAAAAAAAAATTCTAAATAAAAAAACTAACTCATTATATAAAAAATTAAAATTACAAAATAAAATTCCATATGGATATGTTGGGAAAGTTTTATGGAAAAAACAAGAAAAAAAAATAAATATTTTAGCAAAAAAAATTAATGCTTTAAGAAACTCTCCAACTAAAAAAAAAATCAACATAAAAATAAAAAAATATAAGTTATCAGGAATTGTAAAAGAAATAAATGCATACGGTCTAATTAGATGGTCTGCTAGCCAAATTAACTATAAAATTATAATTTCAACGTGGATTGAACACATAATTTATTGTTCATTACATTCACGTACAAAAAGTATATTATTAGGAATTAATAATTCAAGTATAAAATTTTTACCTTTAAAAAAAAATAAAGCTAAAAAATATCTAAAAAAATATCTCCAAGGATATTTAGATGGTATAAAAAAACCTATATTAATATTAAATTCTGGAATTATTTGGCTACAATCATTATATATTCCAAAATACCGTATATTAAATACTAACACTAATGTTTATATTATTGCTAAAAGAAATTTTTTGAAAAAATGGAATGGAAATTCATTTTTTGCAGGTGAGAAAAAAAATATTTATGTTCAAAAATTAATACCATACATAAATACTACTCAAATAAAAAAAATTTGTAATACATGTAAATATTGGTTATTACCTCTTTTAAAAAATTCTAATATTAAAAAATATCATTTAAAATAA
- the recB gene encoding exodeoxyribonuclease V subunit beta produces the protein MKYISLDMKKIPDHGITLIEASAGTGKTFSIVTLYLRLLLNLGIKNTYKRPLSIYEILVVTFTEASKNDLKKRLYKKVCQLHADCINTDSKKSELIDIVKDIKDIKKTTKLLQFAKKNINSIMIYTLHGFFLNTLYEQKFLCNQVIPIKILKNIEKIKLEATKDFWRNNVYEINEHITYLIIKKWPTPKKLFKYINILLNQKKTKVHYSFSKKTNLKKQYDNIIKKINKTKKFWKKNKHEIQKSIIHTNINKTKSKHEKLKKWFYQIDHWSVKITNNCIIPKILKNIQFCKILSNQLIKKNSQYILFKKIKKIFTSYNLFFKYFIFMALKKIPQIIQKKKKKKKGLEFDDLNKIMLKQIKLKSSTIKKNIIKKNTVTIIDECQDIDNIQFNIFYELYNNVHNKSLILFGDPKQSIYSFRGANIFLYLKIKKKINKCFILEKNFRSSKNMVTGINNLFSRIQAPFIWKNINFNKSSSYSKNKKIYFSINKIKQSAFNLIVKYDVEMNTDEYYSWISKECANSIYNWLSDKLNKKSILKLRNQKKRCIQPKDIAILVKNKYEASLIKQELHKKNINSIYTSRKKNIFHTTEAQELMLIMDAIIDLSNKLKFKKLLMTKIFNISINNIQLINNQIHTYFYLLKKLKKYYTIWNTINISQMIAKIIVDFNLLKRNTLTQKNNINIQNITTICKILEKKNQSITNKFLLITWLKKKILQKDIDNSNVIYTETVNSIEYAKSIKIITIHKSKGLEYPIIWIPFFSKLQIKKSNSISSKHILSEDLRLLYVAITRSIVHCNIGLAVISKRKKKKTSYKNYTNFHKSSLGFLIQKGKKSSLLKLKEELYKLQNPEIFQIKYTCKIKETIYKKKIIQRNDPVYLNVLKNTINPWNKISFSKIVKKNLFYKKKYILSIFQKKKSTLKKNQYIFCKNNIHQFPRGKEYGLYLHKVFKKINFKNTTKTKKILNQLNYLSLSEKWINKLYTWICNFISKPLHKNCLILNQLKNTEYQKEVKFTVPIEKTINIKKFNSIINNFDPLSKKCTNINFENVSGVLTGVIDLIFLWKKKYYIIDYKSNWLGPNYTYYTQKNFQNEIIKYRYDIQYQLYSLAMHRYLKLKIKDYDYKIHFGGIFYLFVRAFDEKNDSRVYFIKPDYLLIHNLDNLLYGKLYDTSK, from the coding sequence ATGAAATATATTTCTTTAGACATGAAAAAAATACCTGATCATGGTATTACTTTAATAGAAGCATCTGCAGGAACTGGAAAAACATTTTCTATTGTTACTTTGTATCTACGTTTACTTTTAAATCTTGGCATAAAAAATACATACAAAAGACCGTTATCTATATATGAAATATTAGTAGTTACATTCACAGAAGCATCAAAAAATGATTTAAAAAAAAGATTATACAAAAAAGTTTGTCAATTACATGCTGATTGTATCAATACTGATAGTAAAAAAAGTGAATTAATTGATATTGTTAAAGATATCAAGGACATAAAAAAAACTACTAAATTATTACAATTTGCAAAAAAAAACATTAATTCCATCATGATATATACATTACATGGTTTTTTTTTAAATACACTGTATGAGCAAAAATTTTTATGTAATCAAGTAATACCTATTAAAATTTTAAAAAATATAGAAAAAATAAAATTAGAAGCTACGAAAGATTTTTGGAGAAATAATGTATACGAAATAAATGAACATATTACTTACCTTATCATAAAAAAATGGCCTACTCCAAAAAAATTGTTTAAATACATCAATATTTTACTGAATCAAAAAAAAACAAAAGTTCACTATAGTTTTTCAAAAAAAACTAATTTAAAAAAACAATATGATAACATCATAAAAAAAATTAATAAAACTAAAAAATTCTGGAAAAAAAATAAACATGAAATACAAAAATCAATAATACATACCAATATAAATAAAACAAAAAGTAAACATGAAAAACTCAAAAAATGGTTTTATCAAATAGATCATTGGTCTGTAAAAATCACAAATAATTGTATAATTCCAAAAATATTAAAAAATATTCAATTTTGTAAAATATTATCAAACCAATTAATAAAAAAAAATTCTCAATATATCTTGTTTAAAAAAATAAAAAAAATTTTTACAAGTTATAATTTATTTTTTAAATACTTTATTTTTATGGCTTTAAAAAAAATACCTCAAATAATTCAAAAAAAAAAAAAAAAAAAAAAGGGATTAGAATTTGATGACTTAAATAAAATTATGTTAAAACAAATAAAATTAAAATCATCTACAATAAAAAAAAACATCATTAAAAAAAATACAGTCACTATAATTGATGAATGTCAAGATATAGATAATATCCAATTTAATATATTTTATGAATTATATAATAATGTGCATAATAAATCACTTATTTTATTTGGAGATCCTAAACAATCTATATACAGTTTTCGTGGAGCAAATATATTTTTATATTTAAAAATCAAAAAAAAAATAAACAAATGTTTCATTTTAGAAAAAAATTTTCGTTCATCAAAAAATATGGTAACTGGAATTAATAATTTATTCTCTCGTATACAAGCGCCATTTATATGGAAAAATATTAATTTTAATAAATCATCATCATATTCAAAAAACAAAAAAATTTACTTTTCAATTAATAAAATAAAACAATCAGCATTTAATCTTATTGTTAAATATGATGTTGAAATGAACACTGATGAATATTATTCGTGGATTTCAAAAGAATGCGCAAATTCTATCTATAACTGGTTATCAGATAAATTAAATAAAAAATCAATTCTTAAATTAAGAAATCAAAAAAAACGTTGTATTCAACCTAAAGATATAGCTATTTTAGTAAAAAATAAATATGAAGCTAGTTTAATTAAACAGGAACTACACAAAAAAAACATCAATTCCATTTATACTTCCCGTAAAAAAAATATTTTTCATACTACAGAAGCACAAGAATTAATGTTAATTATGGATGCAATAATTGATTTATCTAATAAATTAAAATTTAAAAAACTGTTAATGACAAAAATATTTAATATTAGTATAAATAATATTCAGTTAATTAATAATCAAATACATACATATTTTTATTTACTAAAAAAATTAAAAAAATATTATACAATATGGAATACTATTAACATTTCACAAATGATCGCCAAAATAATAGTTGATTTCAATTTATTAAAAAGAAATACCTTAACACAAAAAAACAACATTAATATACAAAATATTACTACTATATGTAAAATTCTAGAAAAAAAAAACCAAAGTATAACAAATAAATTTTTATTAATCACATGGTTGAAAAAAAAAATTTTACAAAAAGATATTGATAATAGTAATGTTATCTATACTGAAACAGTAAATAGCATAGAATATGCAAAATCCATTAAGATAATTACAATACACAAATCAAAAGGATTAGAATATCCTATAATATGGATTCCTTTTTTTAGTAAATTACAGATAAAAAAAAGTAATTCTATATCTTCCAAGCATATTTTATCTGAAGATTTACGTTTATTATATGTAGCTATAACTAGAAGTATAGTACACTGTAATATTGGTTTAGCAGTAATTTCTAAAAGAAAAAAAAAAAAAACAAGTTATAAAAACTACACAAATTTTCATAAAAGTAGTTTAGGATTTTTGATACAAAAAGGAAAAAAAAGTAGTCTATTGAAACTAAAAGAAGAATTATACAAACTACAAAATCCTGAAATTTTTCAAATAAAATATACATGCAAAATAAAAGAAACGATTTATAAAAAAAAAATTATACAAAGAAATGATCCAGTGTACTTAAATGTGCTAAAAAATACAATAAATCCCTGGAATAAAATTAGTTTTTCTAAAATTGTAAAAAAAAATTTGTTTTACAAAAAAAAATATATTCTATCAATTTTTCAAAAAAAAAAATCTACACTAAAAAAAAATCAATATATATTTTGTAAAAACAACATTCATCAGTTTCCTAGAGGAAAAGAATATGGATTATACTTGCATAAAGTTTTTAAAAAAATAAATTTCAAAAACACAACAAAAACAAAAAAAATTCTTAATCAATTAAATTATTTATCATTATCTGAAAAATGGATAAATAAATTATATACTTGGATATGTAATTTTATATCAAAACCATTACACAAAAACTGCTTAATTTTAAATCAGTTGAAAAATACAGAATATCAAAAAGAAGTAAAATTCACTGTACCAATAGAAAAAACTATCAATATAAAAAAATTCAACTCTATTATTAATAATTTTGACCCATTATCAAAAAAATGCACAAATATCAATTTTGAAAATGTTTCTGGTGTGCTCACTGGAGTCATAGATTTAATTTTTTTATGGAAAAAAAAATACTATATTATTGATTATAAATCCAATTGGTTAGGACCTAATTATACTTATTATACCCAAAAAAATTTTCAAAATGAAATAATTAAATATCGTTATGATATACAATATCAATTATATAGTTTAGCTATGCATCGTTATTTAAAATTAAAAATTAAAGACTACGATTATAAAATACATTTTGGAGGAATTTTTTATTTATTTGTAAGAGCATTTGATGAAAAAAATGATTCTAGAGTTTATTTTATTAAACCTGATTATTTATTAATACATAACTTGGATAATTTATTATACGGAAAATTATATGATACCTCAAAATAA